CAGTGACAAAAGGAGTAAATTTACTCTGGTGCTCTCCTGTGTTTCAGAGATGGCTGTGGAAGGTGGTCCTGGCAGTAGCTCATCTCCATGAGGtacctctgtgccagctgtTGGTttcctcagcagagcagaggaaatggAGGGTGAATTGGGTAGTACCACTCAGAGGAGATTTGAGCTCTACCACTTGAGCCAACACAGTGTAGGCAAGGTCAAAACAATTCAGAGGTTACTGTGGGGTGTAAAGTTCAGTGAATGGCTTCATATCTGCAGTGTGACTGTAAAAGATATATACACCACATAAATTATAGAGGCTGTTCCTATCAGCCATAGAAGCCTATAACCCTTTCTAACAATGTGCACATTTATGAAGCTTCTTTCAGGGGAAAAAGCCTCGTCTGATTGCTAAACTCGAGTAATGAAGAATATCTAATGATACTACTGTGTGTCTTATAACTCTTAAAGTTATAAGACACACAGTATATATAAAGTTAATAACATGTCTTAAAACATGTTATAACTTAtaacatgttttaaaaacacCCCTTGAGAGGAGAACCCTTTCTGTTCTTTCATCAGGCTGACTTTGATGGTGCTGCAGAagatgtaaaaaaattaaaaacaagacCAACTGATGAAGAACTGAAGGAACTATATGGACTCTACAAACAGGCTACTGTTGGAGATATTAATATTGGTATTACTATATATACTTCGCATTTACTCACATATCTCGATAAAATCAATCTAATGTGATGTAAATCTGCACAATAACCAAAGCTATGCATTTATTTTGGCAGAATGTCCAGGAATGCTAGATTTGAAAGGCAAAGCCAAATGGGAGGCATGGAACCTGAAAAAAGGTGTTACACCAATTAAATTTACATCCTGTAGTCAAGTTTATAGGATGACAAATGAGAAAAGATAATGACTCCTACTTTCCTTTGCAGGTTTATCAAAGGAGGATGCCATGAATGCCTATATCTCTAAAGCAAGAGCAATGGTAGAAAAATATGGGATCTAGAATATTCAAAATAATTCCTACTAATACTTAACTCTTCAGCTAATGAACTAACTCTGTTGAGAAAAATGCAATACTAACTCCTTATTGTGAGGTCTGACactaatatattttaaacataAGCTGTTTGACTGTAAAGGGTATTTACATATATAATCTATTTTTAGCTTGTATATTAATCTAAATAAATTTGAACTGAATAAATGAAGCTTTCTGTGAGAATTATGGATTTGTGTGggtattaaattatatttagcaTTTTGACAGGAGCAGACAAACAGAGAAGCTCTAACAGTAAAATAACATAGACGTAATTTTTTTGCAAACAGGGTTATGGAATAAAGTGAAGAGTTTGTACATGTgcaagagaagaaggaaaagattaAATCTTTTTTAAGACCCAAAGCcaatgtttgttttcaaaacatCAGGAAAACTCCCCCTTATAAAGGATTACAGAGGAGGAACAGAACAACTTTGAGGCATAAGTGCATGCAATGTAGAGAAAGAAGTCACTTATTACAAATTTCTGTGGACTAACCTTACACATTCTGCTATTAAAATTGAGGGAAATACTCATAGACCATTTTCTATGCTTCTTGTGATGTGTTTTATCAAGAAGCTTTCATTAGATGGTTTCAGCAGATAAAGGTGATCTCCAGGAAGCTCATAAAAGGAAGTATCTCCACTCGTTAGTTCTCGCCAACctaaaaaagatatttaaagtGTCAGAGAAATGTCAACTATTGTATCATTTTGTATAACTATTTCAAAGctataatttattaattattttaaatcccATATCAACTTTTTGGTTCATATATTGATACCGCTCTGTTGATTTGTTTCCTTTAAGAAGGAGGTAGACTCTAGAAAACTCTAATTAACAGGTGTAATACAACAAGAAAATGTGTAAGTATAAGAGGAAAACCATTTAAGCAAAGTACCTTTTGCATCATATATTTTATCATCAGACCCACAAAAGTAGGTAATATCACAGGAGAAGGGGATATTAATTTCTGTCTTCTCAAATCTGTGAACATAAAAGTAGTCATAAAACATTCCATATGACACATATATTTGAAATTTGCTTCCACATACAAAAAAGGTTTTTTGTTCTTCTCCAAAATGTAACAAATGTCGAAAGTTAGATTATACAGACATCGTGAGTTTCTGGAAGTTTCTTAGCTCCTTACCCTACTgcaattaaatataaaattgtaAGGAAAGAATGACCCAAtagttgggggaaaaaagggcttCAATCTGCAATAAAAATTCTCACCTACAATAAATAATGATGTTACCTACTTATATACAAGTTCTAACATTTCAGCATCTTTCAGTGTCAGATTCCTAAGACCAAAATGAGTCCCACAGCCAAGAGTGTCCTTGTTTTTGCCAAGGTAAGAAGCCTTAACCACTCAGCTACATGAGCTGTCATGTAATGTCCAGTGGGGACAGCAGTTAGGACACAGGAAGCCGGTTGCTGTCTGGGTGCCCAGAACACAGGGATCCTTTTTCTGGTTGGGCTAGAGGACCTTGGATCTGGAGGGTGAATGCAGTGTTCCTGAAGCATGATGAGCTGAGGTTGTTAACCTCAGAGAACAATAAAAGACACTAGAATATTCCCTTTTAGTAGCTGCTAACTTTAGATTGTAGGTAGAACTGTAATTCTGCCATGACAGGTTCACTACTGCAGTAACAGTTGTCATTGCTGCAGTACGCAGTGTTCCATCTATGGCTAAATACcagaaaacaaatagaaaagcacacaaaggaaaaaaaacctatgTTTACTACTTCTTATTCTTTTTATAACAGAAATGAGAACAAGTtactaagaaagaaaaaagaaaacattatcaGACAgatgtaaaaatgtaaaatacaaatacagaaGTAATACAAAGTTGTAAAACTTACGAACATGTCTGAAAAAGTCTAGCATCTTCTCTGAAAGTAAGCGCCATATCTCTCCAAAGGTTTTCATCATGTGGAAGCTCAAAATTTCCTCCTAGAATCTCCATAATTGCAAGAAGGTCATTGTGTCCATCAGGTAAGACTATGCTTTTGACGGCAAGATATGCTGCAGACTGTCAATACCAAACAAAACAGATCAGATGTTGTAGATAATATACTTTGAATAACTTTTTcgttaaaattattttagtaaaaaGTACAATAATTTTCCATCTCCAGAACATGATGGCTGATTTGTTTAACATTCACAGAGAAAACTTCATGGAAAGAGTTAGTAGACTGTGCTTACTGAAATTACAAACTATGAGCAAGCCAAGTACTCTGTACTTCTGAAACTTATACAGACAAATAACTGTTAATATAATTTTGTTCAAGCTTGACTCTTACTACTGAAATACAACTAGTAAAATAAtctaagagaaagaaaaacctaGCACTGGACATAAATCTGGATAATGCAGGACTGAAGAGACCAACTGATTATGGAAATGTGTAGGAATAACAATTGCTTCCATGAATCACTAGCTCATACTCAGGACTGTTAAGAAGCCttagaaactgaaaaacagaaattgcAAATGCCAACTGAGGACAGGACTGGAAAAATGCCACTTCACTACTGTTTTTCTGAGAAAGACTAGCAGAACCTCAGAAAAAAACTGATTCAAATCCTACAAAgaatgaggagagagaaaaaaaaattggacaAATGTATTGAGGGTTGATGCAGCAGGTTTATAAAAGACTTGGTAAAGACAGTCACTTCACACATTGCACAGTAAGGAGGACCACTTAGAATTTTGGTTTGATTATTTTTGAGTGTTAAGCCAATGGCCGTactaaataacaaaatattcaaaaaagttttgtttaagGATTAGTTGGTTTAAGCATTAATTAGTCCCAGCATTAGTTTAAGGAGATTGTTCCCCCAAGGCTAAGGTTAGCAGCAGTGAATATTATGTATTCTGCATCAACCTCAGAACACTTTTCATTTCATAGACTCTGaagaaatgttgattttttttcttaattaaatttctttattaaaactaCTCTGCATACCATACTGTAAAATATTATTCTTACTCTTAGTAGCTAATTTATGGTTCTGTTTCATAATGTTAATGATTCTGTAGCTTACATTTGGGGCATGTGCTGCTGACATGAAAAGATGGACTGGCTCCAGTCCGtacttttctttcagatgaAGTGCAACGGCAAAACTCGTGTAAGTTccaaaactgcagcaaaacaagaaattaaagCAAAGTAAGTAAAAGCATACATAAAACCTGGAAAatataaacataattttaatttcagagcTAACTGGCTATCTTGAACAATTTCTGAAACGGTATATGGCATGCAGATTATAATGATATTAGTTTATTGACATAAAGTATATTCCTACACAGTCTAATTTTGCAAATAAGACTTTTTcatattctctttcttttaataGTCTCCTTCATTTTCAATAAGAACATTATTTTGAATACTTGGAACTCAACAATCTTTAAAATATGTGTTCCATGAATAGTTCACCCCCTGCATTCATATAGATCAAGCACTGGCACAAATATTAACAATAAATGCAATTATAATTGATTAGAAACACATGCTCAGATGTTGCACCTAAAGGTATAAATAAATAACCAGAGTCTTTGAGAGCAACTGCATGTTTTAGGACGACTTGACAGAAGATCCTTGCAGAAGCATATTTTTCCTAAAGGTTTTGCAAACGAAAACAAGTAACTCTCTACTCTTAGAGCTCAGCAATAGAAGCTCCTTCACCAGGATATctaaaaatgtatatatttttaccTGTGACCAAAAAATGCAAAtggtttttctttcaattcTTTTAACAAAACACTTGTAATTTCATTAACTACACTTGTCATGTCTTTTGCAAAAGGCTCTTCAAGACGAGTTTCTCTTCCAGGAAGCCTTATACAGAACACTGCAGAAGACgtgaaggaagggagggaaaagaattgtatttatttcaaacagatacagtaaaataattttaactaagtttttaaattattctgtagAATATACATACTATTCTAATTAATCCTCCTTACAGCTGATCCTGTGCACTTGCTTGGTATTTCTGCTACTGTGGTTTAATCCTGCAAGAGATTAGGTTTCCACCCTTCCTTACTCTCAAATGTTGCCCCTTCAGCTGATCTGATTGAGAAATGCCTTGGGTCAGAATCCACAAGATCCTGATTTCAGCTGAGATTTGAAAGCATTGTTATAAGTTTCAATAACAACCACAAATTCATTAATTTCAGTAGTAATAAGTTTGAGGGTTGTGTAAAATATATCCTTTCAAGGGCAGCATTAGTAAGTGAAAATCTGTTAGAGTTGTACAAtccctgttttcttctttgtcacCTCTTCAGCACTACGCATTGGAAAATGTGGAATCATAGTGCAAATTGGTGGATGTTTGTATTTATAGTTACATTTAtagttatttatatttatagagAAGGAAATTTACATGCTTTTactattttcctttcaaaattaaGGATTTTCCTCTCACTGTTTAGTGAAAGTAAGGAATGAAtagatcaggaaaaaaaagtgttttttttttcatatctcCTTGACATCATGCATACTGCTAGTTATGTAGAAGTAATGGGTCAGACACAGAGACAGACTCTTCTAGAAGAGACAGACTAAACCACAATCTAATACCATAGATACCAGTACAGAAAAGTTTGCATCTTCTATACTTTCTGCACAAACCATCCCTGAAAGAACATGCTGTGCCCTGACTTTATTCGTCTGCATCTGCAGTTGGTCCCAGGCCATTTCCTTAGTAACTTTCTTGGAAGTAGTTCCAGTGGacaaaaattttttctttcttcctttttgttttttcctccaatttCAAGGAAAATTCAACACGCAGGTGCTTACCAGAAAGTATACTTGCATTTAGAGGACTGGTAAAACTGCAATGGCAATGCTCATGGAtatgaacatatttttttctttgtggaagATTTGGAAAATGGCCTTGGTTCCTCTTCAAACAGGTCAAGCAATGGATCTTTTTAGCGCTGATGTATCTTGTGAGCAATGAGAATTACTTCATAATGTAACTAAACCTCATTGCACTGTTACAAAATTCATAGattaaatttcagttttgatACAAGAAGTACGAACACTGGATAAGAGATACTCTGCAGCctctcaaaattaaaaattgttctCATATCTTCACTGTTAACCTTGCTGAAGACTGGCTTAGCAACAATATTCAGCGCACTTCTGTTTCTGAATCATACCAGTAGTTTCTGAAGTAGTCAAGCATACTATACTCTTGTGAAATGTAGCTTTGAGGATATAATTTTTTACCCAATCAAATATAATTTGATTCAAGGTGGTACAGAAAATGTACCCTAGTGGAAATGCTAGTTCCTAATGAATGCTAGTTCCTTCCTTTCTGGAGAAGATACACTGGACAAAGATTGTGGTGCTTTCAAGACTATtatattccattttaaaaatttggctAATGGGTATTTCAGAATTGCTTAACTTCTACTGCAACTACAAAATTACTAACCTTCAATTGAGTCATTGAAGAGTCTACCCCATTGAGCAAGTTGTGAAGTTCCACTTCCAGCCCATGGAAAGCAAATCAGTCTACAAACAGCATCTGGCTTTTTTTGTACACAAGCAACcagcttttccatttcttaaaacaaaacaaaacaaaaacaaccaaaaaccccaccatCATTCTAGAACAAGACTCTTCAGATACAGGAAAATTAGAGTAAATTAAGTCTAAATTGAAACAACAGGGTGCAATAGTCTCTGTCATCAAAGCTACTTGCATTACAACAACTATCTTCTAGATATGAGATCATCTTCCTGCAACACTGTAAAACGGTTCTGCTTTTATAAATGATGGTAGAATAGTATTGGGCAATACCCTTAGTTAATATTTGCTCAGTCACTGACCACAACAAACATTAcaagcagcaaaataaattgTTAAGAGATTTAAGGAAGACTATTTAAAAACATAGGCTTTTAGGatatatacaaaaataaaaggtccATCTGAAGAACCTAGAAAACATAAGGACCACCTAGGTCAATGTTCTCTCTATCACAGTGGTAAAATAGATGTGAAAGCCACAGCAGGATGTAGTTTCTTTATATATGTAAAACATCTATGAATTACTCTTTCATGTATTTTTCCAGTCTCCCCTTGAACAGTTGGCATCCATGACATCCTCTTGCAATGAGTTGCACAGCTCCACTATCTGATTCATGAAGAATTAACCCCTTTTTTGGTTTTAGGGGCTCAAAGAGTAACCTAAGTCAAAGCTGTAACTGAGATGCAGACTCATCACCAGCTGTGTCTGATGATGCCGCTGATGAGACaatctgtcccttcccagcttcTTGGAGCATAATGCTCTATGCCAGTCTTTTACTCAGCACTACCAACTACATAGCTATGTAGTAAGAGCACATTGTTTCTCAAGCTGTAAACTAATCCTGTAGTTTAGTTTTCACCTACATCAGTCTCACCATCCTCCTGTTGAAATGAAAGGAGCCTTTTATGATCTTCATCCAGCTGGACAGGTGCATGCTAATATTACATATACAGCCCCAAAGTTTGGATGCAAATAGACATCTGTGCTAACCTAATGGAGTAATTTGCCTTTAAGGATTATTTTACAACTCTCCCTGAAACAAAGAACCTGCAGAGTCTGTCTTACTGGTTTGAAAGATACATTCAGCCAATCTAATTTTCattcacaaaaagaaaaggccACAAACAAGAAAGAACTATTACATTATTACATAATCTTCTTTGGAATACAGTTGAATCTCAATTTATTTGAAATCTAAGCATATCTGGTTAgggaaatgtcttttttctcattttttacaAGACAagacagtaattttaaaaaaattattattctttctaaattttctttatattttcatcTACTTCCACCTACTGGCCTTCTACCTGAGATCTAACTTTGACCCTATTATAACAAAAGAGAGGATACATAagaatttttctgcaaaatcaaGATTTTCCTAGATTGTAAGCTTTTCAAGAGAAACAAGCTTTTATTGTATTCCCTGTAAATTTAAAGTTAGATGCATGACCTGATGAATTAATGGCAGAAAAATCTACTTTGGCTTGTTCACAATCAAAAACAATGTTTCTTGAACTACCAGCAAAGAAATGGCTCaatcagtgaaaaaaagaaaagccactgaATTTTAAGAAAGTATATcctgccttttttctcttcacatTTAGAataagctgaaaataaaattctagTCTGATAGAGAGCTGTATAAAAGATTAAAAGAGCCATTATTTAAATCACAGAACAACTTAGGCTGAAGGGGACTTCTAGAGATCATGTAGTTCAAATCTCTTGTTAGGTGTtgagtatctccaaggatggagattctACAATCTTCCTTGGTAACCAGGTTCCACTGCTCAATCACAGTTCACAGTGAGGATACTTTTCTAAGTGCTTGCTGTCCCTTGTATCCACAAGTCTTCTTTTTGCTGAGTACAGccaagaagagcctggctctgcccatcCTTCTATTAGGCAGGTGAAGACATCTTCATTTGGCACTCCCCTCCTAAGACAAAACCAATTATCTCAGACTCTCCTGTACACCACCCACTCCAGTCACAATCACAGGGGACTGTGCCATACTCACTTCAGTATTTCAATATCCTTGTAAaacaacagaattaaaaattaacccAGATGTGGTCCATTACCAAAGAAATTTTGGATGACTTTTCAAACGTGTTTTTGAGACAGGCTTTCAGGGCATGACGAACTTCTTACATGAGTTTTATTTATTGTCATGGCATCACCTTATAGTAGGTGGACAAATATTAATTGAAAACACAAGCGACAACAAAACTGCTTTCACACTGACCAGCTGCTAGGACAAGTGGACCAGCAGCCCCACCCTGCAGGGAACAGAAAGCCAAAGGTAAAGAAACACCAAGTGCTTGCAGGATATTTCCCCAAGCAAAATATATGCTATAGCACACAGTCTAAAAATCCACGGAAGAAGTCTTTGTGGACTGTAGGGATGTGGTACTTGCCAGTAGGGCAGTCCCAGACCTAAGAGGCCTCTCAGGCATCCAGGAACTTGCAAACCCTACAAAGCAGACCTGTGTCATTTGCACACACATGAGTTAGCCCATTGTCTGCAGATTCTGGAAGCCAGGGAAAAAGCAACCCTTTCCCAGGTGGCAAGTAGATCCAAGTCCACTcataaaattcagatttaagGTGGTCCATTCATCTCCCAGCAATAAGCACAGAAGTGGAAGAGTGAGCCTGGGAGTCAAATGATCAACTTCATGGTAGGCATGGAGTCTGTTATCAAAGCTGCTAGATTGCTTACAGCTAGGCATGTATCTGAGACACCTGGCTGGGCATTGACCTCTTGGTATCTGCAATCCTGTAATAACAGAGCTGTCAGGCTGTAGGACAGTTAGGCAGTGTAATCCTCTACTGATTTTATCTTCACAAGAGAAACACAGTTTGTATAACTGATGTAACAGttgaaattttttatttcttcatctgTATCAGTACCTTACATATTACTGTATCATACACATTTGGCTACATTCATTATTCAAATAATCctttaaaaaagtttaaaaatatgtttttcaggGTAAGCATTTAAACTTTCTGGAAAATTACAGGTTTATGAAAAGAGGTGTCGAGTTAGAGAAAAAACACATCTGTTACACAAACTGTAATATTTATTACATGTTTTTGGTATTTGCTGATTTATATCCCTAAAAGTTTTCTTACTCAGCAAAATCAGTGGTGAGATCTTCCATTTAAGAGAGGGCAAAATGCATAaaccacaggggaaaaaaaagtgggaagCCATATCTCAGTAACTCCTGAGTTCAGAAAAATACtggtatttaattttaaaaagtatggAGCATACCCATCTTATTAGTCATATTTTTCCCAATCACTTATCTCTCAAGGCTACATTTTTAGCACACTATATTTGAAATTGGTTAATGTCATTGCCAACATCTAAAAGCtgctgatgaaaaaaaatttgtgtCATTACCAACTGAAATAATGTCCTCCAGAAAGCTGTTTACTCATCCCTTTACttattcttgaaaaaaaatctaggatATTATTCCAGAGAAACTTATTTGTGGAACACTTGCATCTGATAAGCTCAAAGCATCCCAAATGcaaaattattgaaataaatattaaagtCACACAACATGCATTCTCAACATGGACTTTACTACTGGGATCTTCCAGGGCATTGAAACTGCCAAATATACAGACGATATGGATGtttcaaaaacaaacacaaggaGCAGTATaatttcccctccttttctactgctgctgctgtcatcCTAGTTCTGCTATGGTACAACCTCCTAGCCTTTGCTCAGATGTTTGAGGAAATCATTCAATTGAGAGGAAGAGCTCTAAAGCAGTCCATAGAGTTGAATTGTGAAAGGTAAGAGAGATAAAACTGGAGAGAAAGGCGGGCGCACAGGGATGGCACTAGGTAAGTAGCTCAACAATTGAGAGGAAAGACATCAATGTGGAAAGATAATTACCAAGGGaaaatcaagggaaaaaatgaattagGAGATTGCAACCTCCTGATTAGTATCTGTACTGATAatctggatgaggggattgagtgcACCCTAGGTACATTTTCAGACAACACCGAGCTGGGTGGGAGGTTGATGTGCTGGACgtcaggaaggctctgcagagggatctggactAGGTGGATCGATAGCCCAAGGCCAACGGTAGGAGATTCAAGAAGACCAAATGCTGAGTCCTGCTCTTGGTCAAAACAGACCCATGCAGCACCATAGGCTTCAGTAAGAGGTCAGTATATAAAGTGGAGGGAATAAAGTGGAATGGAGGGACGTTTTAAGTGAtgggtgtttgtcttcccaagcaGTTGTTACACATGACAGAGCTCTACTTTCCTtaggatggctgaacacctgacCAtgggaaataaattaattccttgttttgatttgcttttctgtgcagcttttgctttccctatcCACAAAATTTCTAACTTTTACTCATCTGATCCTCTCCCTGATCCCACTGGTAGGTGGGTGAGAGAGCAGTTGTGAGAGAGACTGACTCTATCACCTCCCCAAGCAAACCATTCCAAcactttatcaccctttctgtataaaactttttcctaatatccaacctgaatttcCTTTGGTGCGGCTTAAGACTGCATCCTGTGGCTCTGTCAGTCattgcctggagaaagagactgacccccacctgaccacaaccacctttcaggaaggtgtagagagtgacaaggtcacctctgagtctcctcttctccaggctaaacaaccccagctccctcagttgttcCTTGTAGGGCTTGTGTACTACACTAGGCCTCACATGCCCTCCCCAGTACAGGTGGTGCTTCACCATGGGGTGAAATGTTTGCTCCAGCATGTGAAAACTGCTCCAAATGCCACCCAATCACTCTGGCTACTGCTTACTCCTACTCCTGTGGAGCTGCAAGTCACATCCCTCAAGCATTTCTCCAACACAACATTTTAACAGGTGGCGCAGAAACCCATCAGCCCAGACCTGCTCCACAGAAACACCCGTGCAGATTCCTGTGTCACTGCCCACCCACAAAGCAGTTGGGCCACTTACAGTGGGTGAGGAGTCCCCTGGGCCAGCCAGGGCTTGCACCTGGTCTCAGTCTTGCCAAGGACACCACAGGAGTTAAGGGCACAGCCCatgaggaacagcagctgtgaAGAGCCCCTGCCTCTAgtgcagccccaggtgtgcttTCTCCCCATATCACACATACTGAGTTCTAAGGATCACTGATGTCCAACTCCTGACCCTACACAGGACAtgccaagaatcacaccatgtgcctgcGAGCATcttccaaatgcttcttgaattctagcaggcttggtgctgtgatcaGGTTTCTGGggaacctgctccagtgcctaATCACTCCCTGGgtaaaaaccttttcctaatatccagcctaaacctctcctgacacaacctcaggccattcccttgttTCTTGTCCCTGTGCACcacagagatcagtgtctgcccctctgcttcccctcatgatgaagttgtaactgcagtgaggtctcccctcagtctccccaggctgaacagaccaagtgatcTCAGCTGCTCCCCATGTGGCTTCCCCTCTAGACCTTGACTATTTTCATAGCCCTCCTTTAGAAACTCTCTAATAGTTTAATGTCTGTTTTGtattgtggcacccagaactgcccccagcactcgagctgaggccaccccagtgcagggcagagcgggacaatcccctcccttgccgGCTGGCGATGCTgggcctgatgccccccagaACACGGCGggccctcctgcctgccagggcactgctggtttATAGCCAACTTTCCATCAACCAGGAACCCCAGGTCGATGGAAATGTGGTCTCCAGCCTCTCGTTCCCCAGTCTGTACGTACGTCCAGAGTTACCCTCTCCCAGGCGCAGACCGGCACTTGCCCTTATAAAACTTCACACAGTAGCGACTGCCCAGCCCTCCGATTAGCCCAGGTCTCTCTGCGAAGCCCGTCTGCCCCTCGAGGGAGTCAGCGCCTCTGCCCCACTTCACGCTGCCCTTTTAACTCAACCGCCGACCCCCGGAGCGCTGGGGATGGCGAGGCCGCTCCCCTCCCGCCtccgcggccgccccgccccgctcgGCTTCCGGACCCGCTGGGAAGAGGGACAGAAGCAAAGGCGGCGGACGGCGAGGTGGGCAGGGATCGGGTGGTGCCCGCCGGTGTCGTTCTTTGGGGGTGCGCCGGGCAGAGGGGTGGGCTCGGCTGGGCTGTGTCCTTACACCCACGCCCCATCCGCCCGGGGCTCTCCCGGGCTTTCCTCGATGTGGGCCCTGAGCCGCTGTAAACTCCGCTGTGCTGTCGCGGGCCTcgcgcccggcccggctcggctcggcccggctCGGGGAGCGCTTGGGCCGGGGCTCGGGCGGGGACCTTGGGGAGGGTCTGCGGGCGGGCG
This Haemorhous mexicanus isolate bHaeMex1 chromosome 1, bHaeMex1.pri, whole genome shotgun sequence DNA region includes the following protein-coding sequences:
- the ACBD7 gene encoding acyl-CoA-binding domain-containing protein 7 gives rise to the protein MTLQADFDGAAEDVKKLKTRPTDEELKELYGLYKQATVGDINIECPGMLDLKGKAKWEAWNLKKGLSKEDAMNAYISKARAMVEKYGI
- the OLAH gene encoding S-acyl fatty acid synthase thioesterase, medium chain produces the protein MEKLVACVQKKPDAVCRLICFPWAGSGTSQLAQWGRLFNDSIEVFCIRLPGRETRLEEPFAKDMTSVVNEITSVLLKELKEKPFAFFGHSFGTYTSFAVALHLKEKYGLEPVHLFMSAAHAPNSAAYLAVKSIVLPDGHNDLLAIMEILGGNFELPHDENLWRDMALTFREDARLFQTCSFEKTEINIPFSCDITYFCGSDDKIYDAKGWRELTSGDTSFYELPGDHLYLLKPSNESFLIKHITRSIENGL